The genomic window AGGATATTAAAGTTTTTGATTATATTTAATTAAAAGCAATTGTTCAAATGCTTTATTGACTTAAGAAAACTAGTTTATTTCTTTCATGGCTTTAGATTGAATTTTTCTTACGATATTTGCTAATGAACTTCTCGGAATTATTTTAGACATAAATACTAAAAATTTATTTAAAGTTCCAGGTATAATAATTTTTTTGTTCTTCATAAGACCTTCGTAAGCTATTTCTGCAACTTTTTTAGCACTCATAGCGTTTTTTAGGTTTCCTTTACCAGCATTTTGTGAAAACTCAGTGCTTGTAGTTCCCGGACAAAGTATTGATACAGTTATATTGTGTGGCTTAAGTTCATTATAAATCGCTTCAGAAAAAGAGACTACATATGCTTTTGTTGCGTAATACACTGAAATCAAAGGCCCTGGCTGATAAGCGCCTGTAGAAGCTACATTTAATATTTTACCATTTTCTTTTTTTAGCATCTCATTTACTGCAAATTTTGTACATTTAGTTAATGCGCTTATATTAAGTTCTATTGTATCCATATCTTGTTTTGAATCTGTTTCACTAAAAAAACCACAAGTTCCAATCCCTGCATTATTGACGAGTATATCTATATTCAAGTCCCAATTTTTAATTTGATCAAATACTTCTTCTACTGCAGTAGATTTTGTTAAATCTACTCCTATTATTTTTACTGTTATATCATACTCTTTGGATAAACTTTCTTTTAACTTTTCTAATCTATTTAGTCTTCTAGCTACAAGTATTAGATTATAATTATTTTTAGCGAAGACTTTAGCAAGTTCATATCCTATTCCTGAGGATGCTCCTGTTATTAATACATTTTTTCCTTTACTGTTAACCAAATTCTCACATCCATATCCTTTTATATTGTGGTAACACTCATAATTCTATTATAATATAATAATTAAAATTTTGATTACACATAGTTATAAAAAGATATACTTTAAATATGTTTTTTTGAATAAATTCCTCTTGAAAAGATAAATCTATAGTTAAATATAATAAAGCTTAGATATTTATAATATAAGTACCTAATATATCCATGATATGCCAAAACTCTTTTCACCAGTATGTACACTTATTACAGGAGAGAGTTCTTCAATGTCTATTATATGTTCAGGATAAACTTCCAATACCTTTTCTTTTAATTTTAAGGCATAATCATAACCATTTGCATGTGCTATAATGATTTTGGAATTTGAAGATAGTTTTGCATTTGTAATCAGTTCAATTAAATTATTATATATTTTATTCATAGTTCTTACTTTATTTTTTACTAATATTTCACCTTTTTCAAAAGATAAAATTGGTTTTATGTTCATTAAACTTCCGAAAGATGAGGCGTATAGGGATATCCTTCCAGTGCGGTGTAAGTGTTTTAAATCATCTACTACTAAATATATTTTTGAATTTGATCTTATATATTCAAGATTTTTAATGATATTTTCAATAGAACTTCCCATTTTTATTAATTCTAAAGCTTTAATTGCCATTTGTTTTTGAATAGTGGATGTAAAAGTGGAATCAAACACAATTATTCTATCTTTTGAAAGTTCATTTTTAACTAACATTCCTGTTTGAAATGTACCACTTAATTTAGAGCTAATTGTAATATATATAATGTAATCATATTGTTGTAATAGTTCTTCCAAAAGTTTAAAAACATCTCCAACAGGTGGTTGAGAAGTAGTTGGTAGATGTAAGGCTTCATTCATTTTAAAACAAAATTCACTTGGAGTTATATCTAATCCATCTCTAAAAGACTTTCCATCAATTATTAGATGTAGTGGAAGAGAATATAAATTGTTATTACTTTCAAATAGTTCAGTATTAATTACAGCAGTACTATCAACAACGACAGCTATTTTATCCATCTAGTTCACCTCGTAAAATGTAATTTGGCCGATGTCTAACCATTCTAATATTCCCACTTTTTTAGTGGGAATAAAGAATGGTACGACTCTGAATAACGGTTTCTAACTTTTATATGGAGCAAAACTCCACTTAAAACCAATAACCATGTTTATATTATAAATGATACACTTGTAACATTTATATGTTTATCATATAATACTGTAAAGTATGAAGTCAATAAAATAAAATAAATGATACAAATAAGGAGAAAAGTTACAGATGATTCAAAGTGAAAAAAAAGTTAATCCTATAACTTTGAGGTCGAAAAATTGGATTGCAAAATCATTGATTGAATTAATGGATAAAAAACCTTATAGTAAGATTACTTTAAAAGAAATTTCAGAGAATGCAGATTTAACAAGACAGACACTTTATAGAAATTTTCCTACAAAAGAAGCTATATTAGAATATTATGTAGATGGATTTTACAATGATTTTATAAAGATAATTTCCGCTAAAAGTAATATAACGTTATATGATTTACTTATTACATATTTTCAGTATTGGTACAAAAACAGAGAATTTGTAAAAAAACTGATAGATAATAATGTATATTTAACATTACTTGATTTACATTTAAAATATATAAATTCTATGGCAACAAATAAAAAATTTCAAAAATTAACTTTTATATCTAATAATAATTATTATAATAATTTTTCAGCTGGAGGATTATGGTTTGCATTAAAAAGGTGGATTGAGGATGATACAGAAAAAACTCCAGAAGAAATGACAAATATAATTTTGAATTTTTACCATACCAAAGCTTTAAATTTAAGAAATATAAAGAGTGAAATTTAAAATTTATGAAATAAATTTAAGGTTATAATTATCGTCGGTGATGATATTTATGTATAAGGCTAGGTATTAAAGCAAAACCTAACTTTATCAAAATATGAAAGATGGTGATTTTATGCACGAAAATGATATAGCTAATAAAAGAACTAATAAACTTATAAACGAAAAATCTCCGTATTTACTTCAACATGCTCATAATCCAGTAGATTGGTATCCTTGGTGTGAAGAAGCATTTGAAAAAGCAAGATCTGAAAATAAGCCTATATTTTTAAGTATAGGTTATTCTACATGTCATTGGTGCCACGTTATGGAAAGAGAGTCTTTTGAAGATGAGGAAATAGCAAGTATACTAAATAATAATTTTATTGCTATAAAAGTAGATAGAGAAGAAAGACCAGATGTAGATAGTGTTTATATGAATGTGTGCCAGGCACTAACTGGTTCTGGAGGATGGCCTCTTACTATATTTATGACTGGAGATAAAAAACCGTTTTTTGCTGGAACTTACTTTCCTAAAGAAAGTAACTATGGAATTAATGGGTTTAAGGATATACTAAACCATATAATTAAAATTTGGAAAAATAATATAGATGAGATTTATAAGCATAGCGAAGAAATAATAAGTCACATAAAAAGTATGAGTGTAAATAGTCCTGAAATTGTAGATAGAAGAAGTGTAGATAGGGCATTTAAAGAATTAAGTTATAGCTATGAATCATATTATGGAGGTTTTAGTGAAAGGCCTAAATTTCCTTCACCATCTAATTTATTTTTCCTTTTAAGGTACTATAAACTTGCAGATTCACAAAATGCATTAAATATGGTTACTAAAACTTTAGATTCCATGTATAAGGGTGGAATTTTTGATCATATTGGATATGGATTTTCAAGATATTCCACAGATAATAAATGGCTTGTCCCTCATTTTGAAAAAATGCTTTATGATAATGCACTTTTAGCTATTGCTTATACAGAGGCATATTTAGTTACAGGCAGAAAATTGTATAAGGAAGTTACAGAAAAAATATTTGCATACATACTTAGAGATATGATGCATAATGAAGGTGGATTTTATAGTGCAGAGGATGCTGATTCAGAGGGAGAAGAGGGAAAGTTTTATGTATGGAGTTATGATGAAATATCAGATATATTAGGAAATGAGGATAGCGAATTATTCTGCAAATATTATGGGGCAACTAAAAGGGGAAACTTTGAAGGAAATAATATTCCTAATTTAATTGAAACTGATATAGAGAATTTATATGAAAATAAAGAAATAAAAGACAGGTTAAAAGAAATAACTGAAAAACTTTTTGTGGTAAGAGAAAAAAGAGTGCATCCTCATAAGGATGATAAAGTTTTGACTTCATGGAATGGACTTATGATAGCAGCACTTTCTTATTGTGGAAGAGTACTTGAAAATAATGATTATATAGAAAATGCTAAAAAATCAGTACAGTTTATTTATGATAAACTATTTAATAGTGACGGGAGGCTTATGGCTAGATATAGAAAAGGAGAAGTTAAACATCTAGCATATGTAGACGACTATGCTTTTTTATGTTGGGGGATTATTGAATTATATGAGGCTACGTTTGATATAGAATATCTGAAAAAAGCTATAGAACTAACTAAAGATATGAAAAAATATTTTTGGGATGAAGAAGAAGGTGGATTTTTCTTATACGGAAAAGATGGAGAAGAACTTATATGGAGACCTAAAGAAGTTTATGATGGAGCAATTCCATCAGGAAACTCTGTGGCAACCTTAAATATTCTAAGACTGGCGAAATTAACTAGAGATATGGAATTAGAAAAGATGGCAAGTAGGATATTTACGGCCTTTGGAGGAAAGGTTCAAAATATGCCAGCTGCTTATGCTCATTTTATGATTTCTGTAATGTATGGAGGTGCTGGAGGAAAAGAAATAATAATTTGTGCCTCTAAAGAAGATTCTGAAGTTGAAAATTTAATAAAAGAAAGAAATTCTCAGTTTGTGCCTTTTTCAACATTAGTTTTAAATAATGAAGAAAAAGATTTATTAGAGATAATGCCTTATCTTAAAGATAATAAAAAGCTAGATGGAAAAGCAACACTATATGTTTGTGAGAATTTTGCATGTAGAGAGCCAATTATATTAAACTCAAGTCTAAATTTAGAAAAAATAATTTAATATAATCTAACTATCATAAATTACAAAAGTAGCGGAAGGAGAAAATTATTATGGATAGATATTTAGATTATGAGTATATAGATGAAAATGAAAGAGCTAAAAATAAATCCTTAATAAAAAAGATAAAAAATATCTTTCCTAAAAGTACTAGTAGAGTACAGAATCATACAAATACAAAGATAAATGATGATATATATAAAGAGACATTATTGAATGTTGGAAGGTATATGAATAAAAGTAATGAGGATATTTCTGTTAGAATAGAAGAATTAGAGAAGGAATGGGATGTAGAGAGAATTTTAGAAACAAATGCAGCTAGTGTAATTCTTAGTGGCATTGTTTTAGGCTCTACTGTAAACAAAAAATGGTATGTTCTATCGGGAGTTGCAGCCGCATTTTTACTTCAACATGCTCTTCAGGGATGGTGTCCTCCTGTTCCTATAATAAGAAAAATGAGAGTTAGAACGCCTTCAGAGATTCATGAAGAGATCTCTTGTTTAAAATATCTACGAGGAGATTTTGAACATTTTTAAAAAATAGAATTTTATTAAAATAAGAAATTGTTTATCTTAAAATAAGTATGATAAATGCTTTATTAGTGTTGACAAAAGGAAAATATAAAATATATAATTAGATGAATATGATTTAAATTATATATTCTATGAAGAGGAGAGTATCTTTTTAAAAGTTTTAAAGCGAGCAGAGGAAAGTGTAAGCTCTGTAAAATTTTATTAGGAGAAAAGAACCTTGGAGAAGCTACTAAGTTGAATTTGCTTTATGCATATACAATGAGGTTAGCCGTTAACTGCGTTAAAGTTTTAAGTGGACTTATTTTAAGTCAACAAGAGTGGTACCGCGGATTTTCCGTCTCTGTTATTTCAGAGACGGTTTTTTGTTTGTAATTTTACATATATAATATATTAGAAAATTTTACAATTAAAAATTCTAGATGTAGAATGCAAGTTTTAAAATTATATATTTCTCGGTTAATAAAGTTATTAGTTGCTTGATTAAAATTTCCCAATTAGAATATAATTTAAATTAACATATAAGGTAATAAAATTACTAAAGGGAGGAATTAACTTTGGATTACAAAAAAATTATTGCAGAAAGATTAAAAGAACATATAGAGTTAGAATTAGAAGCTATAGAAAAACTTATAGAAAATCCACCTAAACCAGACATGGGTGATTATGCATTTCCATGTTTTCAGTTAGCTAAAACTTTTAGAAAAGCTCCAAACATGATTGCAGAAGAACTAGTAACAAAATTAAATAAAGAAGGTTTTGAAAAAATTCAAACTGCAGGACCATACGTAAATTTCTTTATGGATAAAGGTGCTTTTGCTCAAAATACTATAGAAGAAATATTAAATGAAAAAGATAAATATGGTTCTTCAGAAGTAGGAAAAGGGAAGAATGTAACTATAGATTTTTCATCACCTAATATAGCAAAGCCTTTCCACGTAGGACACCTATTTAGTACATCTATAGGTAATTCATTATACAAAATGTTGAGTTTTGAAGGATATAATTGTATAGGAATAAACCACCTTGGAGATTGGGGAACACAATTTGGTAAATTAATATCTGCTTATAAGAGATGGGTAGATGAAGAAGCTCTTGAAAAAGAACCAATAAAAGAACTTTTAAGAATATATGTTAAATTCCATGATGAAGCTGAAAAAGATCCTTCTTTAGAAGATGAGGGAAGAATGTACTTTAAAAAATTAGAAGATGGATGTCAAGAAGAAGTAGAACTTTGGAAGAGATTTAAGGATTTAAGCTTAAAAGAATTTGAAAAAGTTTATGATGTTTTAGGAGTTAAGTTTGACTCTTATGCTGGAGAAAGCTTCTATAATGACAAGATGGATGCTGTAATTGAAGAAATTAAAAGTAAAAATTTACTTGTAGAAAGTAATGGTGCACAAGTTGTAATGATGGAAGAAGAAAATATGCCTCCATGCATAATTAAGAAGGCAGATGGAGCAACTATTTATGCAACTCGTGATTTAGCAGCAGCTTTTTATAGAAAAAATAATTATGACTTCTATAAGAGTATATATGTAGTTGGTTCAGATCAATCACTTCACTTTAAGCAAGTTTTTAAAGTTATAGAAAAAATGGGATATGATTGGGCTAATGATTGTAAACATGTTGCATTTGGACTTGTAAGATTTGCAGATAGAAAATTATCAACAAGGAAAGGTCAAGTTATTTTCCTTGAGGAGTTATTAAATGAAGCAGTATCTAAAACTAGAGAAGTAATAGAAGAAAAAAATCCTCAGCTTGCAAATAAAGAAGAAGTTGCTCAAAAAGTAGGTATAGGAGCAGTTATATTTACTTATTTAAAAAATAGAAGAGAAAAAGACATAGTATTTAAATGGGATGAAATGTTAAACTTTGAAGGGGAAACAGGTCCATATGTTCAATATACTTATGCAAGAGGTAAGAGTATATTAAGACGTGCAGGACAATCAACTGGAGAAGCTGATTTTAGCAAACTATCTTCTACTGAAGAATTTGAACTTATAAAGGTTCTTGGAAACTTTAATGAAGCAATTTTAGATGGTATAGATAAGCTAGAACCTTCAATAGTTACAAGATATGTAATAGAGGTAGCTAAAGCATTTAATAAGTTCTACAATGCCCACAATATAATTGCTACAGAAGAACAATCAGTTAAAAATGCAAGATTAAAAATGGTAGAAGCAACTTGCCAAGTAATTAAAAACGCTCTATCCCTATTGTCAATAGAAGTAGTAGAAAAAATGTAAACCCTAAACCTACTGCCCTCCGTAAAGGAGGGCGACTTACACTCATGAGTAAAGAATAGCCAACGGCGACGGCACTTGCTCAGCCTAAACCTACTGCCCTCCGTAAAGGAGGGCGACTTACACTCATGAGTAAAGAATAGCCAACGGCGACGGCACTCGCTTAGCTAAACCTACTATCTTCCAAAGATCTCTTATACTAAAGAAAAATATAAAAGTATAGTTTTCTGATATAATTAAAAAATTAAATTAAAAACGCTAGTGAAAAGTTGCATTTTTACTAGCGTTTATGTTTTTTATTTTACTACTAAGTTTTAATAGAAGGAATTTATCAGCTTTTTAAAATTGACGCAATTTTAGTAGTTAAAACATATAATTTAAATATAATAAACCCACATGTTAAATGTGGGTTTATTAGCGACTTATAAATCATTAAATTTGTTAATCTAATGATTTTGTATTAAAATATATTTTAGATAATAATTTTTATAAGTGTAATTTTGTTTTGGAGGTAAAGATGTTATCAAAACAGCATTTAATAGACGTAGAAGTTCCTAAAAAAATATTTAAATATTATACATTAGATAAAATACTCTTTTTTGATATAGAAACAACAGGATTTGATAAAATAAAGAATAATGTTATTTTAATTTCTTGTGGTCATTTTATTGAAAAAAATAAGTTTATGATAAAACAATATTTTGGAGAAAATTTAAGGGAAGAGAAAAAAATATTATATTATTTTGGAAAAGAATTAGCTGATTATAAGATTTGGTGTTCTTACAATGGAATTGCTTTTGATGAGCCTTTTATTAAAAGAAGAATGGAGATAAATAATATTCATTTTGCATTGCCATCTAAGCATATAGATTTATATAGAATAATAAGACCTTATTATAAACAATTAGGCATGGAAAGGTGTAACTTAAAAGGTGTAGAAAAGTTTCTAGGTATTGGAAGAGCGGATACTATTGATGGAGGAATAAGTGTAGAACTTTATAATGAATTCCTTCAAAGTGAAGACTATAATCTTACAGAAACCATAATGTTACATAATTATGAAGATGTATTAAATTTACCTAAAATTTTTAAAGTTGTTTATAACATAGATCATAATGAAGAATTAAAAAGAGAAGATTGCATAACTGATAAACAGCTAAAATACTTAAAGAATTTGTTAAGAAAGAATAAGATAAACATGGAAGGCGATTTAGATAGAATATCTAAGAAAGCAGCTTCTAGGATTATATATTCTATACTTAAAGGAGAAATAAATGAATCAAAGTTTCAACATATAATTAAAAATAGCTATTAACTAAAAAATAAAAAGTATTAAGAAGGTAATTTCTTAATACTTTTTATTTTTGTTAGCAATTTACATTAAAATTAAAAATATAATCAAATAAACTGTGGTTTAAATGTTATAAATAATATTGATTGTTACTTAATGAAATTGCACGTAGCTATGCAGTTTGTAAATTATGCAAGTTTCTCACTTATTATTTTTCTGATTTCCTTTATTTTTATTATTCATAGGACAATCAGAAGAACAACTTCCACAATTACATTTTCCTTGTGCACTATTTTTTAAGTTTTTTATTATTATGAACAAAGCTACTATTGCAAGTAGACTAGCAATAATAAATTCTTTTACCAATAAAATCACCTCTGATTTAAGTAATACAGTTCTTATAATATAAAATAATTATAGAAATGTATTAGAGAATTTTAATAAAATTAACCTATTAGTAGTGTACCCAAGTTGTATACAAGAAAAGAAACAATCCATGCAAGAAGTATCTGATATATCAATGAGAAAATCATAAGTTTATTTCCATATTCTTTTTTCATTACTATAACAGTCGATATGCAAGGAGTATATAAAAGTACAAAGACTAAAAAGCTAAAAGCTGATAATGGTGTAAAATATTGTGGAAGTACAGCTGATAAGTTTCCACCGAATATAACTCCTAAAGTTCCTACTATAACTTCTTTTGCCATAAGCCCAGTAAGAAGGGCTACAGATGGTTTCCAGGAACCAAAACCTAAAGGCTTAAATGCAGGAGCAAGGAATTTCCCTATATATGCAAGAAAGCTGTTGTTTATGTCTGTCATTCCTGAAAAATTAAATTTAGTTAAGAACCATGTAACTATAGATATAGCAAAGATTATAGTTCCGGCTTTTTTTAAGAATCCTTTACCTTTATCCCAAGTATGGAGTAATAGGTTTTTAGGTTCAGGTAGTTTATATTGAGGAAGCTCAATAATAAAAGGCTCTTCCTCATTTTTAAAGATGGTATTTTTAAAAAGTAGACCCATAATAAATGCTATTAATATTCCAATTAAATAAAGTGAAAATACCACTAAAGATCTATTTTCTTGAAAGAATATAGATGCAAATAAAGCATAAACAGGAAGCCTAGCATTACAAGACATTAGTGGAACGAGTAAAGCTGTAAGCTTTCTGTCTTTTTCACTTTCTAAAGTTCTAGCAGACATTATTCCAGGAACAGAACAACCAAAGCCTACTATTAATGGTATAAAAGCTTTACCCGAAAGACCCATTTTTCTCATAAGTTTGTCCATGATAAATGCGGCTCTTGCCATGTATCCACTATCTTCAAGAAAAGAAATTCCTAAAAATAGAGTAAGGATAACTGGTAAGAAAACAATAACTGAGCCAACACCACCTATTATTCCCTCAATTACCATGGACTGAAACCAGGCGCTACTCCCGGACATTAAACTTTCTACGTAAGGTATAAAATTGCTGTTTAGTATATAATCTAAGAAATCTGCTAAGGGTTGTCCTACCCAACTAAAAGTAAATTGGAAAATTAAAAATAATATTCCTAAAAATATAGGATAAGCAGTAAATTTATTCAAAAGTATTCTATCTATTTTTTCAGTAATACTTATTTCCTTTTGTTCACTGTAAAGTACACATTTGTTTAATATGTTTTCAATGTATGAATAAGTTTCTTTTTCATCTTTAAAATTTAAATCTAAATTAATAAAGTCATTAGAAAAAGTTTCTTGTAAAATTACAGTTTTTATCTCGTCAAGTCCTTTTCCTTTTGAAGCTATAATAGGAATAACTGTAACTCCTAGTTCTTTTGAAAGTTTATGAAAATCAATTTTCATGCCTTTAACTTCTGCTACATCAATCATATTTAATACAAGAATTATTGGTTTTTTAAATTGTTTAAGTTGTGTTGTTAGATATAAATTTCTATCTAAGTTTGAGGCATCTACAATATTTATTATTACATCTGTTTCATCTTGTAATAAAAAATCTTTTGCTACCTTTTCTTCATTGGAGAAAGTATCCATGGCATATATCCCAGGAAGGTCAACAATTTTAATTTTTTCTGGTGTATAGCCTTCTTTTTTTTCAACAGTAACTCCAGCCCAGTTTCCAACATATTGATTTGAGCCTGTAAGATAATTAAACAGAGTAGTCTTTCCTACATTGGGGTTTCCCACCAGTGCTGCTGTTAACATACATTAAGCCTCCTTGATGTGGATGTTTTTAGCGTCTTTTTTTCTTATGGCTAAATCAAATCCTCGTATATTTATAATAACAGGGTCACCTAGAGGAGCTGAAGCTTTAAATGTAACTTTAGTTCCCTCTATGCACCCTAATGCTAATAGTCGTTTAGAAAGTTTATCATCACATTTTATATTGTATATATATCCATTTTCACCAGGTCTTAAATCTACTATGCTCATATGTGCAATCCTCCTTTGTAAGTGTGAAAATCATTCTCAATTAAAATATATCATTAAAAGTGCAAAAAGTCAATTGTGTTTATGGTTCACAAATAGAATAAAATATGAGATAATGTAAATAACGATTGTATTTATCTAGAAAAG from Clostridium sp. MB40-C1 includes these protein-coding regions:
- the feoB gene encoding ferrous iron transport protein B produces the protein MLTAALVGNPNVGKTTLFNYLTGSNQYVGNWAGVTVEKKEGYTPEKIKIVDLPGIYAMDTFSNEEKVAKDFLLQDETDVIINIVDASNLDRNLYLTTQLKQFKKPIILVLNMIDVAEVKGMKIDFHKLSKELGVTVIPIIASKGKGLDEIKTVILQETFSNDFINLDLNFKDEKETYSYIENILNKCVLYSEQKEISITEKIDRILLNKFTAYPIFLGILFLIFQFTFSWVGQPLADFLDYILNSNFIPYVESLMSGSSAWFQSMVIEGIIGGVGSVIVFLPVILTLFLGISFLEDSGYMARAAFIMDKLMRKMGLSGKAFIPLIVGFGCSVPGIMSARTLESEKDRKLTALLVPLMSCNARLPVYALFASIFFQENRSLVVFSLYLIGILIAFIMGLLFKNTIFKNEEEPFIIELPQYKLPEPKNLLLHTWDKGKGFLKKAGTIIFAISIVTWFLTKFNFSGMTDINNSFLAYIGKFLAPAFKPLGFGSWKPSVALLTGLMAKEVIVGTLGVIFGGNLSAVLPQYFTPLSAFSFLVFVLLYTPCISTVIVMKKEYGNKLMIFSLIYQILLAWIVSFLVYNLGTLLIG
- a CDS encoding thioredoxin domain-containing protein — encoded protein: MKDGDFMHENDIANKRTNKLINEKSPYLLQHAHNPVDWYPWCEEAFEKARSENKPIFLSIGYSTCHWCHVMERESFEDEEIASILNNNFIAIKVDREERPDVDSVYMNVCQALTGSGGWPLTIFMTGDKKPFFAGTYFPKESNYGINGFKDILNHIIKIWKNNIDEIYKHSEEIISHIKSMSVNSPEIVDRRSVDRAFKELSYSYESYYGGFSERPKFPSPSNLFFLLRYYKLADSQNALNMVTKTLDSMYKGGIFDHIGYGFSRYSTDNKWLVPHFEKMLYDNALLAIAYTEAYLVTGRKLYKEVTEKIFAYILRDMMHNEGGFYSAEDADSEGEEGKFYVWSYDEISDILGNEDSELFCKYYGATKRGNFEGNNIPNLIETDIENLYENKEIKDRLKEITEKLFVVREKRVHPHKDDKVLTSWNGLMIAALSYCGRVLENNDYIENAKKSVQFIYDKLFNSDGRLMARYRKGEVKHLAYVDDYAFLCWGIIELYEATFDIEYLKKAIELTKDMKKYFWDEEEGGFFLYGKDGEELIWRPKEVYDGAIPSGNSVATLNILRLAKLTRDMELEKMASRIFTAFGGKVQNMPAAYAHFMISVMYGGAGGKEIIICASKEDSEVENLIKERNSQFVPFSTLVLNNEEKDLLEIMPYLKDNKKLDGKATLYVCENFACREPIILNSSLNLEKII
- a CDS encoding SDR family oxidoreductase, with the protein product MVNSKGKNVLITGASSGIGYELAKVFAKNNYNLILVARRLNRLEKLKESLSKEYDITVKIIGVDLTKSTAVEEVFDQIKNWDLNIDILVNNAGIGTCGFFSETDSKQDMDTIELNISALTKCTKFAVNEMLKKENGKILNVASTGAYQPGPLISVYYATKAYVVSFSEAIYNELKPHNITVSILCPGTTSTEFSQNAGKGNLKNAMSAKKVAEIAYEGLMKNKKIIIPGTLNKFLVFMSKIIPRSSLANIVRKIQSKAMKEIN
- the argS gene encoding arginine--tRNA ligase; translated protein: MDYKKIIAERLKEHIELELEAIEKLIENPPKPDMGDYAFPCFQLAKTFRKAPNMIAEELVTKLNKEGFEKIQTAGPYVNFFMDKGAFAQNTIEEILNEKDKYGSSEVGKGKNVTIDFSSPNIAKPFHVGHLFSTSIGNSLYKMLSFEGYNCIGINHLGDWGTQFGKLISAYKRWVDEEALEKEPIKELLRIYVKFHDEAEKDPSLEDEGRMYFKKLEDGCQEEVELWKRFKDLSLKEFEKVYDVLGVKFDSYAGESFYNDKMDAVIEEIKSKNLLVESNGAQVVMMEEENMPPCIIKKADGATIYATRDLAAAFYRKNNYDFYKSIYVVGSDQSLHFKQVFKVIEKMGYDWANDCKHVAFGLVRFADRKLSTRKGQVIFLEELLNEAVSKTREVIEEKNPQLANKEEVAQKVGIGAVIFTYLKNRREKDIVFKWDEMLNFEGETGPYVQYTYARGKSILRRAGQSTGEADFSKLSSTEEFELIKVLGNFNEAILDGIDKLEPSIVTRYVIEVAKAFNKFYNAHNIIATEEQSVKNARLKMVEATCQVIKNALSLLSIEVVEKM
- a CDS encoding YgaP-like transmembrane domain, with protein sequence MDRYLDYEYIDENERAKNKSLIKKIKNIFPKSTSRVQNHTNTKINDDIYKETLLNVGRYMNKSNEDISVRIEELEKEWDVERILETNAASVILSGIVLGSTVNKKWYVLSGVAAAFLLQHALQGWCPPVPIIRKMRVRTPSEIHEEISCLKYLRGDFEHF
- a CDS encoding ribonuclease H-like domain-containing protein, with amino-acid sequence MLSKQHLIDVEVPKKIFKYYTLDKILFFDIETTGFDKIKNNVILISCGHFIEKNKFMIKQYFGENLREEKKILYYFGKELADYKIWCSYNGIAFDEPFIKRRMEINNIHFALPSKHIDLYRIIRPYYKQLGMERCNLKGVEKFLGIGRADTIDGGISVELYNEFLQSEDYNLTETIMLHNYEDVLNLPKIFKVVYNIDHNEELKREDCITDKQLKYLKNLLRKNKINMEGDLDRISKKAASRIIYSILKGEINESKFQHIIKNSY
- a CDS encoding FeoB-associated Cys-rich membrane protein, producing MVKEFIIASLLAIVALFIIIKNLKNSAQGKCNCGSCSSDCPMNNKNKGNQKNNK
- a CDS encoding TetR/AcrR family transcriptional regulator; its protein translation is MIQSEKKVNPITLRSKNWIAKSLIELMDKKPYSKITLKEISENADLTRQTLYRNFPTKEAILEYYVDGFYNDFIKIISAKSNITLYDLLITYFQYWYKNREFVKKLIDNNVYLTLLDLHLKYINSMATNKKFQKLTFISNNNYYNNFSAGGLWFALKRWIEDDTEKTPEEMTNIILNFYHTKALNLRNIKSEI
- a CDS encoding ferrous iron transport protein A: MSIVDLRPGENGYIYNIKCDDKLSKRLLALGCIEGTKVTFKASAPLGDPVIINIRGFDLAIRKKDAKNIHIKEA
- a CDS encoding DegV family protein, translated to MDKIAVVVDSTAVINTELFESNNNLYSLPLHLIIDGKSFRDGLDITPSEFCFKMNEALHLPTTSQPPVGDVFKLLEELLQQYDYIIYITISSKLSGTFQTGMLVKNELSKDRIIVFDSTFTSTIQKQMAIKALELIKMGSSIENIIKNLEYIRSNSKIYLVVDDLKHLHRTGRISLYASSFGSLMNIKPILSFEKGEILVKNKVRTMNKIYNNLIELITNAKLSSNSKIIIAHANGYDYALKLKEKVLEVYPEHIIDIEELSPVISVHTGEKSFGISWIY